In the Hippoglossus stenolepis isolate QCI-W04-F060 chromosome 14, HSTE1.2, whole genome shotgun sequence genome, one interval contains:
- the si:dkeyp-117h8.4 gene encoding uncharacterized protein si:dkeyp-117h8.4 isoform X1 → MDAVFRGGLHENSLLFKRSLDRIVDKYSKLQHLDGGLEIDFANTQPRTLARYMKLSSQELSHLESKSLTDLSDTRAEDITGNSQLEFTLQDDGADDSSASSSSQYSKDDDGMAQSNMTELTVGSLDESEGNFSEMELQPEDQDEELEMSLRRQGSSFVELYPSMISRIETARQRQNLSNAADSVLRRYHRWRQQSREGSHNNTLRHSNPGKMTSGMQHRETSYSPERRQFMTIQSAPRSPLQFSTSRLAWQADQPSPGRERGPHHSVCAMDLSRHFKTSKPKEVSLNQTYSMSEQLGEKPCTYAGSPSRPRYPTANSSLDLSLRSKRHSLSARSEQAPGCSTYASEVSFAERSDIYSSPVRQSPLKPRMINSLSRSPYAFSRSPRDNSEESFSREPMRRRLMSPSLSSPPQKPIVPQRMPYPQDSRPSLQPQLHSPQSATAGRPRLRRHHSFDSSLPSIGVSYSKKEIDEEFLRLYHKFVCLNKSSFFNSHPCRICARCPEASRANSSSALAALALSPHRSILRKRNRELGWGDHPLSKRSREECYTSSPGSQRHGNEMLRRRLSGSEVCRDDLFYSSSKPSTQQPTADAHQEAGMRQRRPVSAAEFSGLCGSPESSMANGSSPRKWRTRITPAL, encoded by the exons ATGGACGCGGTCTTTAGAGGAGGACTCCATGAAAACAGCCTTCTATTCAAAAGGTCGCTGGACAGAATCGTGGACAAG TATTCAAAGCTTCAGCACCTGGACGGGGGTCTGGAGATCGACTTCGCAAATACTCAACCCCGAA CACTTGCACGCTACATGAAGCTGTCAAGTCAAGAGCTGAGCCATCTGGAATCAAAG agCCTGACAGATCTGAGCGATACGAGAG CAGAAGACATTACAGGAAACTCTCAG ctggAGTTCACGTTACAAGATGATGGAGCTGATGATAGTAGTGCATCCTCCAGCAGCCAATATTCCAAGGATGATGATG GGATGGCACAAAGTAACATGACTGAGCTGACTGTTGGCTCATTGGATGAGAGTGAGGGAAACTTTTCTGAAATGGAGCTCCAGCCTGAGGACCAAGATGAGGAACTGGAAATGAGTCTGAGGCGTCAGGGCAGCTCTTTCGTGGAGCTCTACCCCAGCATGATCAGTCGAATAGAAACGGCCCGGCAACGGCAAAATCTCTCCAATGCCGCTGACTCTGTACTGAGGAGGTACCACAGGTGGCGACAGCAGTCGAGGGAAGGCAGTCACAACAACACTCTGAGGCACAGCAACCCAGGAAAGATGACCAGCGGGATGCAGCACAGGGAGACCTCTTACAGCCCAGAAAGAAGGCAGTTCATGACGATTCAATCTGCCCCTCGCTCTCCTTTGCAGTTCTCAACCAGTCGGCTGGCTTGGCAAGCAGATCAGCCATCTCCTGGAAGGGAGAGAGGACCGCACCACTCTGTCTGCGCGATGGACCTCTCTAGACACTTTAAGACCTCTAAACCGAAAGAGGTCTCACTGAATCAGACATACTCTATGTCTGAACAGCTTGGAGAAAAGCCTTGCACTTATGCTGGCAGTCCTTCACGGCCTCGCTATCCAACTGCAAACTCATCCTTGGACCTGTCCCTAAGGTCTAAAAGGCATTCTCTCTCTGCACGCTCAGAGCAGGCTCCTGGGTGCTCCACGTACGCATCAGAAGTCTCTTTTGCAGAAAGATCTGATATCTACAGCTCCCCAGTCAGGCAGAGTCCCTTAAAACCTCGGATGATAAACAGCCTCAGTAGATCCCCTTACGCCTTCTCTAGGAGCCCCAGAGATAATTCCGAGGAAAGCTTTTCCCGAGAGCCCATGAGGCGCAGATTGatgtctccttctctgtcctcccctcCACAGAAGCCTATAGTGCCACAGAGGATGCCTTACCCTCAAGACTCCCGTCCCTCCCTCCAGCCACAGCTGCATTCACCTCAGTCAGCCACAGCAGGTCGTCCCAGGCTTCGGCGCCATCACTCCTTTGACTCCTCCCTGCCATCCATCGGTGTTTCCTACTCCAAGAAGGAGATTGACGAGGAATTCTTGAGACTCTACCACAAGTTTGTCTGCCTGAACAAATCATCTTTCTTTAACAGCCATCCCTGCCGTATCTGCGCAAGGTGCCCTGAGGCCAGCAGAGCAAACTCTTCCTCAGCGTTGGCAGCTCTGGCCTTGTCACCGCACCGCTCCATACTGAGGAAACGCAACAGGGAGTTGGGCTGGGGCGATCATCCCCTGTCCAAGCGCTCTAGGGAAGAGTGCTACACATCCTCCCCAGGGTCCCAACGCCATGGGAATGAAATGCTGAGGCGTCGTCTCTCCGGATCTGAGGTGTGTCGTGATGACCTCTTCTACAGCTCAAGCAAACCCAGCACGCAGCAGCCCACAGCAGACGCTCATCAGGAAGCCGGGATGAGACAGAGACGGCCTGTATCTGCAGCGGAGTTTTCTGGTCTCT gtGGTTCTCCTGAGAGCAGCATGGCAAATGGCTCCTCCCCCAG GAAATGGAGGACACGGATCACACCTGCTCTGTAA
- the si:dkeyp-117h8.4 gene encoding uncharacterized protein si:dkeyp-117h8.4 isoform X2 — MDAVFRGGLHENSLLFKRSLDRIVDKYSKLQHLDGGLEIDFANTQPRTLARYMKLSSQELSHLESKSLTDLSDTREDITGNSQLEFTLQDDGADDSSASSSSQYSKDDDGMAQSNMTELTVGSLDESEGNFSEMELQPEDQDEELEMSLRRQGSSFVELYPSMISRIETARQRQNLSNAADSVLRRYHRWRQQSREGSHNNTLRHSNPGKMTSGMQHRETSYSPERRQFMTIQSAPRSPLQFSTSRLAWQADQPSPGRERGPHHSVCAMDLSRHFKTSKPKEVSLNQTYSMSEQLGEKPCTYAGSPSRPRYPTANSSLDLSLRSKRHSLSARSEQAPGCSTYASEVSFAERSDIYSSPVRQSPLKPRMINSLSRSPYAFSRSPRDNSEESFSREPMRRRLMSPSLSSPPQKPIVPQRMPYPQDSRPSLQPQLHSPQSATAGRPRLRRHHSFDSSLPSIGVSYSKKEIDEEFLRLYHKFVCLNKSSFFNSHPCRICARCPEASRANSSSALAALALSPHRSILRKRNRELGWGDHPLSKRSREECYTSSPGSQRHGNEMLRRRLSGSEVCRDDLFYSSSKPSTQQPTADAHQEAGMRQRRPVSAAEFSGLCGSPESSMANGSSPRKWRTRITPAL, encoded by the exons ATGGACGCGGTCTTTAGAGGAGGACTCCATGAAAACAGCCTTCTATTCAAAAGGTCGCTGGACAGAATCGTGGACAAG TATTCAAAGCTTCAGCACCTGGACGGGGGTCTGGAGATCGACTTCGCAAATACTCAACCCCGAA CACTTGCACGCTACATGAAGCTGTCAAGTCAAGAGCTGAGCCATCTGGAATCAAAG agCCTGACAGATCTGAGCGATACGAGAG AAGACATTACAGGAAACTCTCAG ctggAGTTCACGTTACAAGATGATGGAGCTGATGATAGTAGTGCATCCTCCAGCAGCCAATATTCCAAGGATGATGATG GGATGGCACAAAGTAACATGACTGAGCTGACTGTTGGCTCATTGGATGAGAGTGAGGGAAACTTTTCTGAAATGGAGCTCCAGCCTGAGGACCAAGATGAGGAACTGGAAATGAGTCTGAGGCGTCAGGGCAGCTCTTTCGTGGAGCTCTACCCCAGCATGATCAGTCGAATAGAAACGGCCCGGCAACGGCAAAATCTCTCCAATGCCGCTGACTCTGTACTGAGGAGGTACCACAGGTGGCGACAGCAGTCGAGGGAAGGCAGTCACAACAACACTCTGAGGCACAGCAACCCAGGAAAGATGACCAGCGGGATGCAGCACAGGGAGACCTCTTACAGCCCAGAAAGAAGGCAGTTCATGACGATTCAATCTGCCCCTCGCTCTCCTTTGCAGTTCTCAACCAGTCGGCTGGCTTGGCAAGCAGATCAGCCATCTCCTGGAAGGGAGAGAGGACCGCACCACTCTGTCTGCGCGATGGACCTCTCTAGACACTTTAAGACCTCTAAACCGAAAGAGGTCTCACTGAATCAGACATACTCTATGTCTGAACAGCTTGGAGAAAAGCCTTGCACTTATGCTGGCAGTCCTTCACGGCCTCGCTATCCAACTGCAAACTCATCCTTGGACCTGTCCCTAAGGTCTAAAAGGCATTCTCTCTCTGCACGCTCAGAGCAGGCTCCTGGGTGCTCCACGTACGCATCAGAAGTCTCTTTTGCAGAAAGATCTGATATCTACAGCTCCCCAGTCAGGCAGAGTCCCTTAAAACCTCGGATGATAAACAGCCTCAGTAGATCCCCTTACGCCTTCTCTAGGAGCCCCAGAGATAATTCCGAGGAAAGCTTTTCCCGAGAGCCCATGAGGCGCAGATTGatgtctccttctctgtcctcccctcCACAGAAGCCTATAGTGCCACAGAGGATGCCTTACCCTCAAGACTCCCGTCCCTCCCTCCAGCCACAGCTGCATTCACCTCAGTCAGCCACAGCAGGTCGTCCCAGGCTTCGGCGCCATCACTCCTTTGACTCCTCCCTGCCATCCATCGGTGTTTCCTACTCCAAGAAGGAGATTGACGAGGAATTCTTGAGACTCTACCACAAGTTTGTCTGCCTGAACAAATCATCTTTCTTTAACAGCCATCCCTGCCGTATCTGCGCAAGGTGCCCTGAGGCCAGCAGAGCAAACTCTTCCTCAGCGTTGGCAGCTCTGGCCTTGTCACCGCACCGCTCCATACTGAGGAAACGCAACAGGGAGTTGGGCTGGGGCGATCATCCCCTGTCCAAGCGCTCTAGGGAAGAGTGCTACACATCCTCCCCAGGGTCCCAACGCCATGGGAATGAAATGCTGAGGCGTCGTCTCTCCGGATCTGAGGTGTGTCGTGATGACCTCTTCTACAGCTCAAGCAAACCCAGCACGCAGCAGCCCACAGCAGACGCTCATCAGGAAGCCGGGATGAGACAGAGACGGCCTGTATCTGCAGCGGAGTTTTCTGGTCTCT gtGGTTCTCCTGAGAGCAGCATGGCAAATGGCTCCTCCCCCAG GAAATGGAGGACACGGATCACACCTGCTCTGTAA
- the aasdh gene encoding beta-alanine-activating enzyme isoform X1, with product MAAGTLQELVSAAASLHPDRAAVTYDSGGSVPGSPLSLRYREVVELSSDLSHVLRDNCAHSNGVIGLYCGDDLFIPVWILGILQSPAAYVPLDPEAPGLLSARVMNQCRLKYCAVKTDLLPRFQTAVVKHMSVDVCVVLPRFKLTVVRVTLLPVAEHNQETQQTVLRTDGAEVCDTAVEQKDCGHKDLAYVLHTSGTTGFPKTVRVPHKCILPNILHLRSLFQMTADDVVFMASPLTFDPSVVDIFLALSSGAQLLIIPSVIKKMPNRLAQLLFEHHNTTVLQVTPTLLCRFGHRVLQQEVLSCGSSLRVLALGGEACPSPALLRSWRHEDNKTLFFNIYGITEVSCWACCYKIPQSSNLSSSSAASVPLGTPLMDTVVEVRDEHGGVVTGGEGQVFIGGEDRVCLLDDEEDVIPGTMRATGDWVNVKDGQLFYLGRRDRLIKRNGKRVNLDGLQQLISSLPQVEACAVGLYEGVRLLAFVVASTSGGQKAAAPLPSPAQLHVEKSPSALAQHQDDLRSPVRLQQQQMSGADGDLSRQIVDQLSLLLPSHSVPDTLLLVPALCLTPHGKVDMEALMKIYQRQKRGLEAPQGDFSKLKQTLQSLWQDTLGLPEDVTVDEESNFLLSGGDSLKALHLCEDILSAVGVTSPGLLEVVFDGSFSDILTYIARVTLTPPLENSTAPLPEAQKRHAVAPSVVLVKRERKGSQSAAEERPQGERQAFKVIRRAGEVIEINVRSGFQADAVGEKDLSKKRRDDAVGLCLSWSSDTGRCVDASPVLLVHERTDQRSDEAKTTVFIGSHSHRIQALDLDTGSLLWERVLGDRIEASAAVSHCGTLVIVGCYDGCVHFLCAASGKTRWIFETGDAVKSSAAVDPHTGLVIVGSHDGHVYALNPKLKQCVWKRHCGGGAVFSSPCLQPSLRQLYVASLGGRLLCLNPDSGEVLWSDCRDVPFFSSPNCSSGLVAIGSVDGNIRCYSNTGKLVRSRAQTQMWQFSTKGPVFSSPCVSPDQQRLLCGSHDGHLYCLNCADGSLVWSFQTSGKVFSSPCVFDGSAVGRSGKLVGLASTDGTVWILDGENGQMLASHSLPGELFSSPVVYKRSLVIGCRNDYVYCLNLTVKEEAQKD from the exons ATGGCTGCCGGGACGCTGCAGGAGCTCGTGTCCGCCGCCGCCTCTCTGCACCCAGACCGGGCAGCGGTGACATACGACAGCGGCGGCTCGGTGCCCGGGAGCCCGCTGTCTCTGCGGTACCGAGAGGTGGTGGAGCTGTCCTCCGATCTGTCTCATGTTCTGCGGGACAACTGTGCTCATAGTAACGGAGTCATTGGGCTGTACTGTGGTGATGATCTGTTCATACCAGTGTGGATCCTGGG GATCCTTCAGTCTCCAGCTGCCTACGTCCCACTGGACCCAGAGGCCCCAGGACTTCTCTCTGCCAGAGTCATGAACCAGTGTCGCCTCAAGTACTGTGCTGTGAAGACTGACCTCCTGCCG CGTTTCCAGACGGCTGTTGTCAAACACATgtctgttgatgtgtgtgtggtgttgccCAGGTTTAAACTGACAGTGGTACGGGTCACACTGCTGCCAGTCGCTGAACACAATcaggaaacacaacagactGTGTTGAGGACAGATGGTGCTGAAGTCTGTGATACAGCTGTGGAGCAAAAAGACTGTGGCCACAAGGACTTGGCATATGTGCTGCACACATCTGGAACCACTGGGTTTCCAAAGACTGTGAGGGTACCACACAAGTGTATCCTCCCCAATATTCTGCACCTGAG ATCGTTGTTTCAGATGACAGCAGATGATGTGGTTTTCATGGCCTCgcctttaacctttgacccctcTGTGGTGGATATTTTCCTGGCCTTATCATCCGGGGCACAGCTCCTCATTATCCCCTCTGTGATCAAGAAAATGCCCAATCGATTGGCTCAGCTGCTGTTCGAGCATCACAACACGACGGTCTTACAG GTCACGCCCACTCTGCTCTGCCGCTTCGGGCACCGCGTCCTACAACAGGAGGTGTTGTCGTGCGGCTCCTCGCTGCGGGTGTTGGCTCTGGGTGGAGAGGCCTGTCCCTCGCCGGCTCtgctgaggagctggaggcaCGAGGACAACAAGACCCTCTTCTTCAATATCTATGGTATCACAGAGGTGTCGTGCTGGGCCTGCTGCTACAAAATACCACAGTCCAGCAACCT ATCCTCCAGCTCGGCGGCCTCTGTACCTCTCGGGACGCCTCTGATGGACACGGTGGTGGAAGTCAGAGATGAACATGGTGGCGTTGTTACAGGGGGTGAAGGACAGGTGTTCATAG GTGGAGAGGACAGAGTGTGTCTCCTGGACGATGAGGAGGATGTTATCCCCGGGACAATGAGAGCCACTGGAGACTGGGTGAATGTTAAAGACGGACAGCTGTTCTACCTGGGACGGAGAGACCGGCTGATAAAACGCAACGGGAAACGGGTGAACTTGGACGGCTTGCAGCAG CTCATATCGAGTCTGCCTCAGGTGGAGGCCTGTGCTGTGGGTCTGTACGAAGGCGTTCGGCTGCTTGCCTTTGTGGTGGCGTCTACATCTGGAGGCCAGAAagcagctgctcctctcccctctcctgcACAGCTGCACGTGGAGAAATCCCCCTCAGCTCTGGCTCAGCATCAGGACGACCTCCGCTCTCCTGTaagactccagcagcagcagatgagcGGTGCGGACGGGGATCTGAGCAGGCAGATTGTGGACCagctgtctctgctgctgccgtcgCACAGTGTTCctgacacactgctgctggtCCCGGCCTTGTGCCTGACGCCTCATG GCAAAGTAGACATGGAGGCACTAATGAAAATATACCAAAGACAAAAACGGGGTTTAGAGGCTCCACAGGGAGACTTCAGCAAACTAAAGCAAACCCTTCAGTCTCTGTGGCAG GATACGTTAGGTTTACCTGAAGATGTGACCGTTGATGAGGAATCCAACTTCCTGTTGAGTGGAGGAGATTCTCTGAAGGCGCTGCACCTCTGTGAGGACATCCTCTCCGCTGTGGGAGTCACTTCACCTGGACTCCTGGAGGTTGTATTTGATGGCAGCTTTTCTGACATCCTGACCTACATTGCCAGAGTGACACTGACGCCACCACTTGAGAACAGCACAGCGCCACTTCCCGAGGCCCAGAAACGGCACGCTGTTGCTCCGTCTGTTGTTCTAGTGAAGAGAGAACGCAAAGGGTCTCAGTCTGCAGCAGAAGAGAGGCCGCAGGGGGAGAGACAGGCTTTTAAAGTTATAAGACGAGCAGGAGAGGTGATAGAGATTAATGTCAGATCAGGCTTTCAGGCGGATGCAGTCGGAGAGAAAGATTTAAGTAAGAAACGGAGAGATGATGCTGTGGGCCTCTGTCTGAGCTGGTCCTCAGACACAGGCAGATGCGTGGACGCCTCCCCGGTGCTTCTAGTCCATGAAAGAACAGATCAGAGGTCGGATGAGGCCAAAACGACCGTGTTCATCGGCTCTCACTCTCACAGGATCCAGGCTCTAGACCTAGACACCGGGAGCCTTCTGTGGGAGCGAGTCCTTGGGGACAGGATCGAGGCGTCAGCTGCTGTGTCTCACTGTGGGACGTTGGTGATTGTAG GTTGCTACGATGGCTGTGTTCATTTCTTGTGCGCTGCATCCGGAAAGACGCGGTGGATATTTGAGACGGGAGACGCCGTGAAGAGCTCTGCTGCCGTGGATCCTCACACAGGTCTGGTGATAGTGGGCTCACACGATGGACACGTTTACGCCCTGAACCCAAAG CTTAAGCAGTGTGTTTGGAAGCGTCACTGTGGTGGTGGAGCTGTGTTCTCCTCCCCCTGTCTCCAGCCGTCCCTCAGACAGCTGTACGTGGCGTCACTGGGGGGTCGCCTCCTCTGTCTCAACCCT GACAGTGGAGAGGTCCTGTGGTCCGACTGCAGGGACGTCCCGTTCTTCTCATCACCAAACTGCTCCTCTGGTCTTGTTGCGATCGGCTCTGTGGATGGAAACATCCGCTGCTACAGCAACACGGGGAAACTGGTGAGAAGCAGAGCTCAGACCCAG atgTGGCAGTTTTCAACAAAAGGACCCGTCTTCTCGTCTCCGTGTGTCTCACCGGACCAGCAGAGGCTTCTGTGTGGATCACATGACGGGCACCTGTACTGTTTAAACTGCGCCGACGGATCTTTAGTCTGGTCTTTCCAGACGTCAGGCAAAGTGTTCTCCAGTCCGTGTGTGTTCGACGGCTCGGCTGTGGGCAGGAGTGGGAAGCTGGTGGGCCTGGCCTCGACAGACGGCACAGTCTGGATCCTGGATGGTGAAAATGGACAAATGCTGGCCTCACACTCTCTACCAGGGGAACTGTTTTCATCCCCAGTGGTGTACAAACGCTCTCTTGTTATCGGGTGCCGCAATGACTATGTGTATTGTTTAAATCTGACTGTCAAAGAGGAAGCACAGAaggattaa
- the aasdh gene encoding beta-alanine-activating enzyme isoform X2: MAAGTLQELVSAAASLHPDRAAVTYDSGGSVPGSPLSLRYREVVELSSDLSHVLRDNCAHSNGVIGLYCGDDLFIPVWILGILQSPAAYVPLDPEAPGLLSARVMNQCRLKYCAVKTDLLPRFQTAVVKHMSVDVCVVLPRFKLTVVRVTLLPVAEHNQETQQTVLRTDGAEVCDTAVEQKDCGHKDLAYVLHTSGTTGFPKTVRVPHKCILPNILHLRSLFQMTADDVVFMASPLTFDPSVVDIFLALSSGAQLLIIPSVIKKMPNRLAQLLFEHHNTTVLQVTPTLLCRFGHRVLQQEVLSCGSSLRVLALGGEACPSPALLRSWRHEDNKTLFFNIYGITEVSCWACCYKIPQSSNLSSSSAASVPLGTPLMDTVVEVRDEHGGVVTGGEGQVFIGGEDRVCLLDDEEDVIPGTMRATGDWVNVKDGQLFYLGRRDRLIKRNGKRVNLDGLQQLISSLPQVEACAVGLYEGVRLLAFVVASTSGGQKAAAPLPSPAQLHVEKSPSALAQHQDDLRSPVRLQQQQMSGADGDLSRQIVDQLSLLLPSHSVPDTLLLVPALCLTPHGKVDMEALMKIYQRQKRGLEAPQGDFSKLKQTLQSLWQDTLGLPEDVTVDEESNFLLSGGDSLKALHLCEDILSAVGVTSPGLLEVVFDGSFSDILTYIARVTLTPPLENSTAPLPEAQKRHAVAPSVVLVKRERKGSQSAAEERPQGERQAFKVIRRAGEVIEINVRSGFQADAVGEKDLSKKRRDDAVGLCLSWSSDTGRCVDASPVLLVHERTDQRSDEAKTTVFIGSHSHRIQALDLDTGSLLWERVLGDRIEASAAVSHCGTLVIVGCYDGCVHFLCAASGKTRWIFETGDAVKSSAAVDPHTGLVIVGSHDGHVYALNPKLKQCVWKRHCGGGAVFSSPCLQPSLRQLYVASLGGRLLCLNPDSGEVLWSDCRDVPFFSSPNCSSGLVAIGSVDGNIRCYSNTGKLMWQFSTKGPVFSSPCVSPDQQRLLCGSHDGHLYCLNCADGSLVWSFQTSGKVFSSPCVFDGSAVGRSGKLVGLASTDGTVWILDGENGQMLASHSLPGELFSSPVVYKRSLVIGCRNDYVYCLNLTVKEEAQKD, translated from the exons ATGGCTGCCGGGACGCTGCAGGAGCTCGTGTCCGCCGCCGCCTCTCTGCACCCAGACCGGGCAGCGGTGACATACGACAGCGGCGGCTCGGTGCCCGGGAGCCCGCTGTCTCTGCGGTACCGAGAGGTGGTGGAGCTGTCCTCCGATCTGTCTCATGTTCTGCGGGACAACTGTGCTCATAGTAACGGAGTCATTGGGCTGTACTGTGGTGATGATCTGTTCATACCAGTGTGGATCCTGGG GATCCTTCAGTCTCCAGCTGCCTACGTCCCACTGGACCCAGAGGCCCCAGGACTTCTCTCTGCCAGAGTCATGAACCAGTGTCGCCTCAAGTACTGTGCTGTGAAGACTGACCTCCTGCCG CGTTTCCAGACGGCTGTTGTCAAACACATgtctgttgatgtgtgtgtggtgttgccCAGGTTTAAACTGACAGTGGTACGGGTCACACTGCTGCCAGTCGCTGAACACAATcaggaaacacaacagactGTGTTGAGGACAGATGGTGCTGAAGTCTGTGATACAGCTGTGGAGCAAAAAGACTGTGGCCACAAGGACTTGGCATATGTGCTGCACACATCTGGAACCACTGGGTTTCCAAAGACTGTGAGGGTACCACACAAGTGTATCCTCCCCAATATTCTGCACCTGAG ATCGTTGTTTCAGATGACAGCAGATGATGTGGTTTTCATGGCCTCgcctttaacctttgacccctcTGTGGTGGATATTTTCCTGGCCTTATCATCCGGGGCACAGCTCCTCATTATCCCCTCTGTGATCAAGAAAATGCCCAATCGATTGGCTCAGCTGCTGTTCGAGCATCACAACACGACGGTCTTACAG GTCACGCCCACTCTGCTCTGCCGCTTCGGGCACCGCGTCCTACAACAGGAGGTGTTGTCGTGCGGCTCCTCGCTGCGGGTGTTGGCTCTGGGTGGAGAGGCCTGTCCCTCGCCGGCTCtgctgaggagctggaggcaCGAGGACAACAAGACCCTCTTCTTCAATATCTATGGTATCACAGAGGTGTCGTGCTGGGCCTGCTGCTACAAAATACCACAGTCCAGCAACCT ATCCTCCAGCTCGGCGGCCTCTGTACCTCTCGGGACGCCTCTGATGGACACGGTGGTGGAAGTCAGAGATGAACATGGTGGCGTTGTTACAGGGGGTGAAGGACAGGTGTTCATAG GTGGAGAGGACAGAGTGTGTCTCCTGGACGATGAGGAGGATGTTATCCCCGGGACAATGAGAGCCACTGGAGACTGGGTGAATGTTAAAGACGGACAGCTGTTCTACCTGGGACGGAGAGACCGGCTGATAAAACGCAACGGGAAACGGGTGAACTTGGACGGCTTGCAGCAG CTCATATCGAGTCTGCCTCAGGTGGAGGCCTGTGCTGTGGGTCTGTACGAAGGCGTTCGGCTGCTTGCCTTTGTGGTGGCGTCTACATCTGGAGGCCAGAAagcagctgctcctctcccctctcctgcACAGCTGCACGTGGAGAAATCCCCCTCAGCTCTGGCTCAGCATCAGGACGACCTCCGCTCTCCTGTaagactccagcagcagcagatgagcGGTGCGGACGGGGATCTGAGCAGGCAGATTGTGGACCagctgtctctgctgctgccgtcgCACAGTGTTCctgacacactgctgctggtCCCGGCCTTGTGCCTGACGCCTCATG GCAAAGTAGACATGGAGGCACTAATGAAAATATACCAAAGACAAAAACGGGGTTTAGAGGCTCCACAGGGAGACTTCAGCAAACTAAAGCAAACCCTTCAGTCTCTGTGGCAG GATACGTTAGGTTTACCTGAAGATGTGACCGTTGATGAGGAATCCAACTTCCTGTTGAGTGGAGGAGATTCTCTGAAGGCGCTGCACCTCTGTGAGGACATCCTCTCCGCTGTGGGAGTCACTTCACCTGGACTCCTGGAGGTTGTATTTGATGGCAGCTTTTCTGACATCCTGACCTACATTGCCAGAGTGACACTGACGCCACCACTTGAGAACAGCACAGCGCCACTTCCCGAGGCCCAGAAACGGCACGCTGTTGCTCCGTCTGTTGTTCTAGTGAAGAGAGAACGCAAAGGGTCTCAGTCTGCAGCAGAAGAGAGGCCGCAGGGGGAGAGACAGGCTTTTAAAGTTATAAGACGAGCAGGAGAGGTGATAGAGATTAATGTCAGATCAGGCTTTCAGGCGGATGCAGTCGGAGAGAAAGATTTAAGTAAGAAACGGAGAGATGATGCTGTGGGCCTCTGTCTGAGCTGGTCCTCAGACACAGGCAGATGCGTGGACGCCTCCCCGGTGCTTCTAGTCCATGAAAGAACAGATCAGAGGTCGGATGAGGCCAAAACGACCGTGTTCATCGGCTCTCACTCTCACAGGATCCAGGCTCTAGACCTAGACACCGGGAGCCTTCTGTGGGAGCGAGTCCTTGGGGACAGGATCGAGGCGTCAGCTGCTGTGTCTCACTGTGGGACGTTGGTGATTGTAG GTTGCTACGATGGCTGTGTTCATTTCTTGTGCGCTGCATCCGGAAAGACGCGGTGGATATTTGAGACGGGAGACGCCGTGAAGAGCTCTGCTGCCGTGGATCCTCACACAGGTCTGGTGATAGTGGGCTCACACGATGGACACGTTTACGCCCTGAACCCAAAG CTTAAGCAGTGTGTTTGGAAGCGTCACTGTGGTGGTGGAGCTGTGTTCTCCTCCCCCTGTCTCCAGCCGTCCCTCAGACAGCTGTACGTGGCGTCACTGGGGGGTCGCCTCCTCTGTCTCAACCCT GACAGTGGAGAGGTCCTGTGGTCCGACTGCAGGGACGTCCCGTTCTTCTCATCACCAAACTGCTCCTCTGGTCTTGTTGCGATCGGCTCTGTGGATGGAAACATCCGCTGCTACAGCAACACGGGGAAACTG atgTGGCAGTTTTCAACAAAAGGACCCGTCTTCTCGTCTCCGTGTGTCTCACCGGACCAGCAGAGGCTTCTGTGTGGATCACATGACGGGCACCTGTACTGTTTAAACTGCGCCGACGGATCTTTAGTCTGGTCTTTCCAGACGTCAGGCAAAGTGTTCTCCAGTCCGTGTGTGTTCGACGGCTCGGCTGTGGGCAGGAGTGGGAAGCTGGTGGGCCTGGCCTCGACAGACGGCACAGTCTGGATCCTGGATGGTGAAAATGGACAAATGCTGGCCTCACACTCTCTACCAGGGGAACTGTTTTCATCCCCAGTGGTGTACAAACGCTCTCTTGTTATCGGGTGCCGCAATGACTATGTGTATTGTTTAAATCTGACTGTCAAAGAGGAAGCACAGAaggattaa